The Methanomethylovorans hollandica DSM 15978 genome includes a region encoding these proteins:
- the uvrA gene encoding excinuclease ABC subunit UvrA, translating to MSLNNIIIRGAKEHNLKNIDLILPRDKLIVITGLSGSGKSSLAFDTIYAEGQRRYVESLSAYARQFLGLMEKPDVEYIEGLSPAISIEQKTTSKNPRSTVGTVTEIYDYLRLLYARIGIRHCPDCGRIIEPQSVDQIVDSIMHIKEGSKVHIMAPLVRERKGEYKKLLADLLADGYSRVRIDGEIHSLEEAKDIELGRYNKHNIDIVVDRLVIKEGIRERLAEDVETSLEKSGGNVTVQVLEGEELVFSEKMSCPECGTGFEDLEPAAFSFNSPQGACPQCHGLGTSIEFDPDLIVPDKALSLREGAVEHWSTADGYYMQSLESLAKHIGFSMDTPYEQLSEKVKHVIMYGTNEHIPYLHVGRTGGVWQHTGRFKGVIANISKIYENTESENTKEKMTKYISTKQCLVCNGKRLKPASLAVTIDGKSIIDITDMSVEDTLYLFQNVETKLNERDYTIARQVLKEIKSRLGFLMDVGLNYLTLSRSSATLSGGEFQRIRLATQIGSSLMGVLYILDEPSIGLHQRDNLRLISTLKQLRDIGNTVLVVEHDEETIESADHVVDMGPGAGIHGGYIVAEGTPQQIRENKDSLTGKYMSGELSINVPEKRRKPIGKITLYGASENNLKDLDVEFPLGVMVCVTGVSGSGKSSLINETLNKVLAKELNRARERSGRFRSISGLEQVDKVITIDQSPIGRTPRSNPATYTNLFTPIRELFAQTKLAKARGYQAGRFSFNIRGGRCEACSGDGTITIEMNFLPDVYVPCEVCHGKRYNRETLEVTYKDRNIADVLDMTVEEALEFFENVPGIQRKLQTIYDVGLGYIKVGQSSTTLSGGEAQRVKLATELSRRSTGKTVYILDEPTTGLHFHDIKKLLEVLQQLVDNGNTVIVIEHNLDVIKTADWIIDLGPEGGEKGGLVIVQGTPEEVAQNEVSYTAEFLRRVLNKKKLAKGPEIN from the coding sequence ATGTCTTTGAACAATATAATCATTCGAGGAGCTAAAGAGCATAATCTGAAGAACATAGACCTGATACTGCCAAGGGACAAGCTCATAGTTATTACGGGGCTTAGTGGTTCAGGTAAATCTTCTCTGGCTTTTGATACTATCTATGCCGAGGGGCAGCGCAGGTATGTCGAATCATTGTCAGCCTACGCCCGCCAATTCCTGGGGCTCATGGAAAAACCCGATGTCGAATATATAGAAGGTTTATCTCCGGCCATCTCTATCGAGCAGAAGACCACAAGCAAGAACCCCAGGTCCACGGTGGGTACTGTTACCGAGATATATGATTACCTGAGGCTTCTGTACGCTCGGATAGGCATTCGCCACTGCCCCGATTGTGGAAGAATAATAGAACCCCAGAGCGTGGACCAGATCGTGGACAGTATAATGCACATCAAAGAAGGCTCAAAGGTCCATATAATGGCCCCTTTGGTAAGAGAGAGAAAAGGAGAATACAAGAAGCTTCTGGCTGATCTGCTGGCAGATGGTTATTCAAGGGTACGTATTGATGGGGAAATACACTCGCTTGAAGAAGCAAAGGATATTGAGCTTGGCAGATATAACAAACATAATATAGATATCGTTGTTGACAGGCTTGTTATAAAAGAAGGTATCCGGGAAAGACTTGCCGAAGATGTGGAAACATCACTTGAAAAAAGCGGAGGAAACGTGACAGTGCAGGTACTCGAAGGTGAAGAACTGGTCTTCAGCGAGAAAATGTCGTGCCCGGAATGTGGAACGGGTTTTGAGGACCTGGAACCTGCAGCATTTTCATTCAACAGCCCTCAGGGGGCCTGCCCGCAATGTCATGGGCTAGGCACATCTATAGAATTTGATCCTGATCTTATTGTACCAGACAAAGCTCTGAGCCTGCGTGAGGGCGCAGTGGAACACTGGAGCACTGCCGATGGCTATTATATGCAGTCTCTGGAATCCTTAGCAAAGCATATAGGATTTTCCATGGATACACCTTACGAACAGTTGTCTGAAAAGGTAAAGCATGTGATAATGTACGGCACGAACGAGCACATACCCTATCTTCATGTAGGCCGCACCGGAGGTGTATGGCAGCACACTGGCAGGTTCAAGGGAGTTATTGCCAATATATCTAAGATATATGAGAACACCGAATCCGAAAACACTAAAGAAAAGATGACAAAGTACATCAGTACCAAACAATGCCTGGTGTGTAATGGGAAAAGACTGAAGCCTGCGAGCCTTGCGGTAACTATCGATGGTAAAAGTATAATCGATATAACGGATATGTCTGTTGAGGACACTCTGTACTTATTCCAGAATGTGGAAACAAAGCTCAATGAGAGGGACTACACAATTGCCCGCCAGGTATTGAAGGAGATAAAGTCAAGACTGGGATTCCTAATGGATGTGGGATTGAACTACCTCACACTGAGCAGGTCATCAGCCACATTATCAGGAGGCGAATTCCAGCGTATTCGCCTAGCCACACAGATCGGGTCCAGCCTGATGGGAGTGTTATACATTCTGGACGAGCCCAGCATAGGACTGCACCAGAGAGATAACCTGAGGCTTATCAGTACACTGAAACAACTGAGGGATATTGGTAACACGGTCCTGGTGGTAGAGCATGATGAAGAAACTATAGAAAGCGCGGACCATGTAGTGGATATGGGACCTGGAGCCGGCATCCACGGAGGCTATATAGTTGCAGAAGGCACTCCGCAGCAGATAAGGGAAAATAAGGACTCTCTTACGGGAAAATACATGAGCGGAGAACTTAGCATAAATGTCCCGGAAAAAAGGCGGAAACCTATAGGTAAGATCACTCTCTACGGTGCCAGTGAGAACAATCTTAAGGACCTGGATGTGGAATTCCCTCTTGGGGTAATGGTATGTGTCACTGGCGTATCAGGTTCCGGAAAAAGTAGTCTTATAAATGAGACTCTTAACAAAGTGCTGGCAAAGGAACTCAACAGGGCCAGGGAAAGATCAGGCAGATTCAGATCGATCAGCGGACTGGAACAGGTCGACAAGGTAATAACCATCGATCAATCCCCTATTGGCAGAACCCCACGATCCAACCCTGCTACCTATACGAATCTTTTCACACCCATAAGGGAACTGTTCGCACAGACTAAACTTGCAAAAGCAAGGGGATACCAGGCAGGCAGGTTCAGTTTCAACATACGGGGAGGCAGATGTGAAGCATGTTCCGGTGATGGTACCATCACCATAGAGATGAATTTCCTGCCCGACGTATACGTACCCTGCGAAGTGTGTCATGGTAAGCGCTACAACCGGGAGACCCTGGAAGTCACCTATAAGGACCGTAACATAGCAGATGTGCTGGATATGACAGTAGAAGAGGCATTGGAGTTCTTTGAGAACGTTCCGGGTATCCAGCGCAAACTTCAGACCATATATGATGTGGGTTTGGGATATATAAAAGTAGGGCAGTCGTCCACAACATTATCCGGTGGCGAAGCGCAGCGTGTAAAGCTTGCTACTGAACTTAGCAGACGCTCCACAGGTAAAACTGTGTATATTCTGGACGAGCCTACAACAGGACTGCATTTCCATGACATTAAGAAGCTGCTGGAAGTCCTGCAGCAACTGGTGGACAACGGGAATACGGTTATAGTCATCGAACATAACCTGGATGTTATCAAGACCGCAGACTGGATCATCGACCTTGGACCCGAAGGCGGGGAAAAAGGCGGACTAGTGATAGTCCAGGGCACACCCGAGGAAGTCGCACAAAATGAAGTGTCCTATACGGCTGAATTTCTCAGACGTGTTCTGAACAAAAAGAAATTAGCTAAAGGTCCAGAAATTAATTGA
- the purB gene encoding adenylosuccinate lyase, giving the protein MAIHPIEYRYGTEEMKFVWSEANRLNKLMMVEAALAKAEADIGLIPQKAAEIISKSTDLVELDRVKEIEDEIHHDMMAVVIGISEKCTEDAGKWVHFGATSNDILDTATGLQLKEAVHILEDKMHRLMDVLLAQSEDHKHTVCAARTHGQIGVPTTYGLRFAIWASEVARHIERLEQLKPRLLVGQMTGAVGTQAAFGKDGIEIQKRVMYYLDIGSVDVSNQIIQRDRHAEFVMWMANTVTTIDKVGVEIRSLQRTEIAEVEESFKKKQVGSSTMPHKRNPIKSEQICGLARIVRAMVEPELLNNTLWDERDLTNSSCERIVFPEACVLTDHIIKLCIGVIENLRFYPENIRRNLDLLRGLNMGEAVMIELAKRGVGRQEAHEIVRSSAMEAHETGKHFKEVLLSKPDVANYLNEEDINNLVDPDKYIGTAVEQVEAVVKKLKRK; this is encoded by the coding sequence ATGGCAATTCACCCAATTGAGTACCGTTATGGTACAGAAGAGATGAAGTTTGTCTGGAGCGAAGCTAACCGCCTTAACAAACTAATGATGGTTGAAGCTGCACTCGCCAAGGCTGAAGCGGATATCGGGCTTATCCCCCAGAAAGCTGCAGAGATCATCTCAAAAAGTACAGATCTTGTGGAACTGGACCGTGTGAAAGAGATAGAGGATGAGATACACCATGATATGATGGCTGTAGTGATCGGCATTTCTGAAAAATGCACTGAAGATGCCGGAAAATGGGTGCACTTTGGTGCCACTTCCAATGACATTCTTGATACAGCTACAGGTCTGCAGCTTAAGGAAGCTGTGCATATCCTGGAAGATAAAATGCACAGGCTAATGGATGTGTTACTTGCGCAGTCCGAAGATCACAAGCACACTGTATGTGCAGCAAGGACACACGGACAGATCGGTGTACCGACCACATATGGTCTGAGATTTGCGATCTGGGCTTCTGAAGTTGCACGTCATATCGAACGTCTGGAGCAACTCAAGCCCCGCCTGCTGGTAGGGCAGATGACAGGTGCGGTAGGCACACAGGCTGCTTTTGGAAAGGATGGAATAGAGATACAGAAACGTGTGATGTATTATCTGGATATAGGTTCTGTTGATGTGTCCAACCAGATCATACAGCGTGACAGGCATGCCGAATTTGTCATGTGGATGGCTAATACTGTGACCACCATTGATAAGGTAGGTGTGGAGATACGTTCTCTGCAGAGGACAGAGATTGCTGAGGTTGAGGAAAGCTTCAAGAAGAAGCAGGTAGGGTCTTCCACAATGCCTCACAAACGCAACCCCATTAAGTCCGAGCAGATATGTGGTCTTGCAAGGATAGTACGTGCCATGGTGGAGCCTGAACTTCTGAACAACACTCTGTGGGACGAACGTGATCTTACCAACTCTTCATGTGAAAGGATCGTGTTCCCTGAAGCATGTGTGCTCACGGACCATATTATCAAGCTGTGCATAGGTGTTATCGAGAATCTCAGGTTCTATCCGGAAAATATCCGCCGTAACCTTGACCTGCTAAGAGGCCTGAATATGGGAGAGGCTGTAATGATAGAGCTTGCAAAACGGGGTGTGGGCCGCCAGGAAGCTCACGAGATCGTACGCTCAAGTGCCATGGAGGCTCATGAGACCGGCAAGCACTTTAAGGAAGTATTGCTGTCAAAACCTGATGTTGCGAATTACCTCAATGAAGAGGATATTAACAACCTTGTAGATCCGGATAAATACATAGGAACTGCAGTTGAACAAGTTGAAGCTGTTGTTAAGAAGCTGAAGAGAAAGTGA
- a CDS encoding tetratricopeptide repeat protein codes for MALNRLFLSVCALVMLALISTQCAYGIAYDARSLNDQGLEMSRNASYTEALEFFEQALEIDPQSIEILENKAETQYLMGDPQSALNSYDAILNKSNSSEFLYKKGVMLENLGRYQESLNIYEASLKKFDAQYYNQSSDQSNVSSSNSSNATFLTDLNGMAFDSEYIQLVYHKGRSLDGLGRHEEAMVCYDHILDLFSTYANSMYDTGYSYLQVGRYNDSIASFDVALTMLPDDPKMWFARAAAYEAIGEYENALADYNNILKLEPLNAEALYGKARAATNLGDHASSIEAYNLLLSEDPYNINAWLLQAQSYDSLGQYTDAINCYDQLLVLDPQNATAWNKKGRTLDSLGRYSEAIECYDRALQLNSDGFSGVSITDMSSYLFIDEVNAMECYNKSPTFSTESAHIWYDKGTAFYNLGKYEDAISSYDRVTELEPNSAIVWYNRAKAFDMLQKYDGAVDSYSKALNAESCARVWFERGMDLDKLGLFADAIKSYDKALKEDPGFSAALYAKASNLEKVERYTEALTAYNKLLELHSESADIWYRKGMVLDKLGKYEEAIVAYEQTLALDPGYQEANLRIMIDTNLINADDTAESMKMVQTDKATMFQIFKGIVPTPLSNNETSGSVKKSINNDVPQLDIFTVDSVDAWSAKGISYQNIGNYNESLVCFDKALMLDPTSVKVLCDKGSALVEAGMDLWAIECYESAIAFDPGYSPAWYSLGVVSLSTGDSDRAQICFDNVLALEPNNTSAMLQKGRVLFSTGSYDQALQYANTVISIDPENSQAFSDRGDAYYALEKYPDAASSYDQALELDRGNVDILYKQSVAYEKLGQFDRAIGSYDKIIAEQPDSKDAIYHKGLALDRMGRYDDAVACYDQLLELDPSDTLVMGTKAFSFYLRGDYQQALAGFDQVLAIDPTSVSAMYHKGTISYLVSSYKGSIYYYDKTLELDPTCVTAWYNKGFIYNLIGQVETSISCYDSALAIDPSSRSVLYNKRFALYSIGKSSEAEICKETLESIDPGFEPSLKDRGTKFFVPSTYSESLDYQLPERWYPELDNNTQQQNESIGAELQSVQVPSFNPGN; via the coding sequence ATGGCATTAAACAGGTTATTCCTTTCAGTTTGCGCATTAGTGATGTTAGCTTTAATATCTACTCAGTGCGCTTATGGTATTGCTTATGACGCCAGGTCTCTCAATGACCAGGGTCTTGAGATGAGTCGCAACGCTTCATACACAGAAGCTCTGGAGTTCTTTGAGCAGGCCTTGGAAATAGATCCCCAGTCAATCGAAATTCTTGAAAATAAGGCTGAAACACAGTACCTCATGGGTGATCCTCAGTCAGCACTTAATTCATATGACGCTATTTTGAATAAATCCAATTCCAGTGAATTCCTTTACAAAAAAGGTGTCATGCTGGAGAATTTAGGTAGATATCAGGAATCCCTTAATATATATGAAGCATCTCTTAAAAAGTTCGATGCACAGTACTATAATCAATCTTCAGATCAATCTAACGTTTCTTCTTCCAACTCTTCCAACGCTACATTTTTAACAGATCTCAACGGTATGGCTTTCGACAGCGAATATATTCAATTGGTCTATCATAAGGGCAGATCTCTCGATGGTTTGGGCAGGCATGAAGAGGCTATGGTTTGTTATGACCACATACTGGATCTTTTCTCTACATATGCAAATTCCATGTATGATACCGGTTATTCTTATTTGCAGGTGGGAAGATACAATGATTCAATTGCATCTTTTGACGTAGCTCTTACCATGTTGCCGGATGATCCTAAAATGTGGTTTGCAAGGGCAGCAGCTTATGAAGCTATTGGAGAATACGAAAACGCGCTTGCTGATTATAATAATATTCTGAAGCTTGAACCTCTCAACGCTGAGGCCCTTTACGGGAAAGCAAGGGCAGCTACTAATCTTGGTGATCATGCTTCATCCATCGAAGCGTATAACCTCCTTCTGTCCGAGGATCCTTACAATATAAATGCCTGGTTACTACAAGCGCAGAGCTATGATAGTCTCGGACAATACACTGATGCCATCAACTGCTATGATCAGCTGCTTGTGCTTGATCCTCAAAATGCCACAGCGTGGAATAAGAAAGGAAGAACTCTGGATTCTCTGGGTCGCTATTCTGAGGCTATAGAGTGTTATGATCGTGCATTACAATTAAATTCGGATGGTTTTAGTGGTGTATCTATAACAGATATGTCATCGTATCTTTTTATAGATGAAGTCAATGCAATGGAGTGTTATAACAAATCTCCCACGTTTTCCACAGAGTCGGCACATATCTGGTATGATAAAGGTACAGCTTTTTATAATCTGGGCAAGTATGAGGATGCAATATCCTCATACGACCGGGTAACGGAACTTGAACCCAACTCCGCTATAGTATGGTACAATCGTGCAAAAGCTTTTGATATGCTTCAAAAATATGATGGAGCAGTTGATAGCTACAGTAAAGCTCTTAATGCAGAATCCTGTGCAAGAGTATGGTTCGAGAGAGGCATGGACCTTGACAAGCTTGGACTTTTTGCAGATGCCATAAAAAGTTATGATAAAGCCCTAAAAGAGGATCCTGGTTTTTCAGCTGCTCTATATGCAAAGGCTTCTAACCTGGAAAAAGTTGAACGCTACACAGAAGCTCTTACCGCTTACAACAAATTGCTGGAGCTACATTCAGAATCTGCAGACATATGGTATCGTAAAGGTATGGTCCTCGACAAACTTGGAAAATACGAAGAGGCCATTGTAGCGTATGAGCAAACACTCGCATTAGATCCCGGGTACCAGGAAGCCAATTTACGTATAATGATAGATACAAATCTTATAAATGCAGACGATACCGCAGAATCCATGAAAATGGTGCAGACCGACAAAGCTACGATGTTCCAGATCTTTAAGGGTATAGTCCCTACTCCTCTGAGCAATAATGAGACTTCCGGGTCTGTGAAAAAATCGATCAACAATGATGTTCCACAACTGGATATTTTCACTGTGGATTCTGTTGATGCATGGAGTGCAAAAGGTATTTCTTATCAGAATATCGGTAATTATAATGAGTCCCTGGTTTGCTTCGACAAAGCCCTTATGCTTGATCCGACATCTGTTAAAGTTTTGTGTGATAAAGGTTCAGCCCTGGTGGAAGCTGGGATGGATCTATGGGCGATTGAATGCTATGAAAGTGCTATCGCTTTTGACCCCGGATACTCTCCAGCATGGTATTCTCTCGGAGTTGTTTCTCTGAGCACTGGTGATTCAGACAGGGCACAGATTTGCTTTGATAATGTGCTTGCTCTTGAGCCTAACAACACTTCTGCTATGCTGCAGAAAGGGCGTGTGCTTTTTAGTACAGGTTCTTATGATCAAGCTCTCCAGTATGCAAATACTGTCATATCTATTGACCCGGAGAATTCTCAGGCTTTCTCTGATCGCGGTGATGCATACTATGCTCTTGAAAAATATCCTGATGCTGCATCGTCTTATGATCAAGCGCTTGAATTAGATCGTGGTAATGTCGATATACTTTATAAACAGAGCGTTGCTTACGAGAAGCTTGGACAATTTGACAGAGCAATTGGTAGTTATGATAAGATCATTGCAGAACAACCTGATAGTAAGGATGCCATATACCATAAAGGATTGGCACTTGACAGGATGGGCAGATATGATGATGCAGTAGCTTGCTATGACCAATTGCTCGAGCTGGACCCATCGGATACACTTGTAATGGGAACAAAAGCTTTTTCCTTCTATCTTAGGGGAGACTATCAGCAAGCACTGGCAGGATTTGATCAGGTGCTTGCGATCGATCCAACATCTGTATCCGCTATGTACCATAAAGGCACCATCTCATATCTCGTCAGCAGCTACAAGGGTTCAATTTACTATTATGACAAAACTCTTGAACTGGATCCCACATGTGTCACTGCCTGGTATAATAAGGGTTTCATATACAATTTAATAGGCCAGGTAGAAACATCTATATCCTGCTATGATAGTGCCCTTGCTATCGATCCCAGCTCCCGGTCCGTTCTTTACAACAAGCGATTCGCTCTGTATAGTATCGGTAAGTCATCTGAGGCCGAGATATGTAAAGAGACACTGGAATCCATTGATCCGGGCTTTGAACCATCTCTGAAGGACCGTGGAACGAAATTTTTCGTACCGTCTACGTACAGTGAATCTCTGGACTACCAACTTCCTGAAAGATGGTATCCTGAATTGGATAACAATACGCAGCAACAAAATGAAAGCATAGGGGCTGAGCTTCAATCGGTTCAGGTTCCTTCTTTCAATCCAGGGAATTGA
- a CDS encoding branched-chain amino acid transporter permease — translation MTNETLYLLAVITVVAIATFITRILPFILFNSKEPPGSMSMIERNLPPMILLLLVFYCLKDVQWFQSPYGSPEIFAIAVVTVLHVWKRNAMLSIFIGTGLYMLLIQYDIFELFFS, via the coding sequence ATGACCAACGAAACGTTGTATCTGCTTGCTGTCATAACAGTTGTGGCTATTGCAACATTTATTACAAGGATATTGCCTTTTATACTTTTCAATTCAAAGGAGCCTCCCGGTTCAATGTCTATGATCGAGAGGAATCTACCTCCTATGATCCTTTTACTGCTTGTTTTCTATTGCCTGAAGGATGTACAATGGTTTCAGTCTCCTTATGGAAGCCCTGAAATCTTTGCAATAGCAGTCGTCACTGTTCTGCATGTATGGAAAAGAAATGCAATGCTCAGTATCTTCATCGGTACCGGCCTTTATATGTTGTTGATACAGTATGACATCTTTGAGCTTTTCTTTTCATAA
- a CDS encoding AzlC family ABC transporter permease, protein MEPENKTLFLNAFKITFPVLLGYIPLGVAFGFLISGAGYHWSYALLMSIFVYAGSVQFIAVALLSAGAGLTEFLIITLLINLRHSFYGLSMLEKFSAAGKIKTYLIFALTDETYALLTTTELPGNVPKNKFYFFIAVLNHFYWITGSMLGAVLGSVIDLDLEGMSFVLTALFMVLTIEQYYHSSTRFPFIVAVLAGGISLVLFSSENMLLFSILIGTIILIVHEKIVQAKSFSMSAADKDQKGWP, encoded by the coding sequence ATGGAACCTGAAAATAAAACACTCTTCTTAAATGCATTCAAGATCACTTTTCCTGTACTTCTTGGTTATATTCCTCTGGGAGTTGCTTTTGGTTTCTTGATTTCAGGAGCAGGCTATCACTGGTCATATGCTCTTTTGATGAGTATCTTCGTCTATGCAGGATCTGTGCAGTTCATAGCAGTGGCACTGCTGTCAGCAGGTGCAGGGCTCACAGAGTTCCTGATCATTACTCTACTTATCAATCTCAGGCATTCATTTTATGGTCTTTCCATGCTTGAAAAATTTTCTGCTGCAGGAAAGATCAAAACTTATCTTATATTTGCACTTACTGATGAAACATATGCCCTCCTTACTACCACAGAGCTTCCGGGAAACGTTCCGAAAAACAAGTTTTATTTTTTCATAGCTGTACTGAACCACTTTTATTGGATTACCGGGTCAATGCTTGGAGCAGTGCTGGGATCAGTAATTGATCTTGATCTGGAGGGCATGTCTTTTGTACTTACTGCACTGTTCATGGTATTGACAATTGAACAGTACTACCATTCAAGTACACGTTTTCCCTTTATTGTTGCTGTTTTGGCAGGTGGTATCTCTCTTGTTCTATTCAGTTCCGAAAACATGCTTTTGTTTTCAATTCTTATAGGGACAATTATTCTGATCGTACATGAAAAAATAGTCCAGGCCAAAAGTTTCTCTATGTCTGCGGCAGATAAAGATCAGAAGGGGTGGCCATGA
- a CDS encoding ribulose-bisphosphate carboxylase, which produces MNPIYADLVASLNPKQQSYVNLQLPDPYNGEYLLSVFHLVPEGKLNILQAAAETAAESSTGTNFKVNTETPFSKTMNALVYKLDLEQNLVWIAYPWRLFDRGGNIQNILTYIVGNILGIKEIKALKLLDVWFPSSMLEQYDGPSYTLDDMRKYLGVYDRPILGTIVKPKMGLTSAEYAEVCYDFWAGGGDFVKNDEPQANQDFCPYDKMVKHVKEAMDKAVKETGRNKVHSFNVSAADFDTMIERCEMIVNAGFEPGSYAFLIDGITAGWMAVQTLRRRYPGVFIHFHRAAHGAFTRPENPIGFSVLVLSKFARLAGVSGIHTGTAGVGKMKGTPEEDVVAAHGILYMRSKGHFFEQTWTKIPENDKDAMHLVSEDSAHHVILEEDSWRGVKKCCPIVSGGLNPIRLKPFIDVMGNVDFITTMGSGVHAHPGGTKDGAKALVQACDAYLNKMDIAEYAREHSELAQAIDHFTKAQKDAM; this is translated from the coding sequence ATGAATCCAATATATGCAGATCTTGTAGCGTCGCTTAATCCTAAACAGCAATCTTACGTGAATTTGCAGCTTCCAGATCCTTATAACGGAGAATACCTGCTTAGTGTGTTCCATCTGGTCCCGGAGGGGAAATTGAACATACTTCAGGCAGCTGCTGAAACTGCTGCCGAATCATCTACCGGAACAAATTTTAAGGTCAACACTGAAACCCCTTTTTCAAAGACCATGAACGCACTGGTCTATAAGCTGGACCTTGAACAAAATCTTGTGTGGATAGCCTATCCATGGAGACTTTTTGACAGAGGGGGCAATATTCAGAACATCCTGACATACATAGTCGGCAATATCCTGGGTATAAAAGAGATAAAAGCTTTGAAGTTACTGGATGTATGGTTCCCATCATCGATGCTCGAACAGTATGATGGTCCAAGCTATACTCTGGATGACATGCGTAAATATCTTGGTGTATATGACCGGCCTATCCTCGGTACCATCGTAAAACCAAAGATGGGGCTTACTTCTGCAGAGTACGCAGAGGTGTGTTATGATTTCTGGGCAGGAGGAGGAGATTTTGTCAAGAACGATGAGCCTCAGGCAAACCAGGATTTCTGTCCTTATGATAAAATGGTAAAACACGTAAAAGAGGCTATGGACAAGGCAGTTAAGGAAACCGGCAGAAACAAGGTACATTCTTTCAATGTTTCAGCTGCCGACTTTGACACCATGATCGAAAGGTGTGAAATGATCGTGAATGCAGGTTTTGAGCCCGGCAGCTATGCATTCCTTATCGATGGTATAACTGCAGGCTGGATGGCTGTCCAGACACTCAGAAGGCGATACCCGGGTGTGTTCATCCATTTCCACAGGGCAGCCCATGGAGCTTTTACAAGGCCCGAGAATCCGATCGGATTCTCTGTACTTGTCTTATCTAAATTTGCACGTCTTGCCGGTGTTTCAGGTATACACACAGGTACAGCAGGTGTTGGTAAAATGAAAGGTACACCCGAAGAGGACGTCGTTGCTGCACATGGTATCCTGTATATGAGGTCTAAAGGCCATTTCTTTGAACAAACCTGGACCAAGATACCTGAAAATGATAAGGATGCCATGCATCTTGTGTCTGAAGATTCGGCCCATCATGTCATCCTGGAAGAAGATAGCTGGAGAGGCGTCAAAAAATGCTGTCCCATTGTTTCGGGCGGACTTAATCCTATCAGATTGAAGCCTTTCATTGATGTAATGGGAAATGTGGATTTTATCACAACCATGGGCTCTGGAGTACATGCCCATCCAGGAGGAACTAAGGATGGAGCAAAGGCATTGGTTCAGGCATGTGATGCCTATCTCAACAAGATGGATATTGCCGAGTATGCCCGGGAACACAGCGAACTGGCGCAGGCGATAGATCACTTCACAAAGGCACAGAAAGATGCCATGTGA
- a CDS encoding DMT family transporter, producing MIPAEFLVVLFGLLAAASWGAGDFSGGFASKKANVFSVVLIVQTVGVFLLAASAYLMGEQVPSSIGMIWGAVAGIFIGIALLALYHGLSQGKMGFIAPISAVVAASVPVFYGAFYEGLPAMYQMAGFMFALAAVWLIAGGNNDIGKMQLNDLRLPLIAGIGFGMFFICIDHVSESAVFWPLAAARAAAVAMILAFIVFKGSLSTPSKKILPVIILAGIFDTGGNTFFALASQAGRLDIASITSSLYPAGTVLLAWFILKEKMSLRQWIGVLLALIAIILISS from the coding sequence ATGATACCTGCTGAGTTTCTTGTGGTCCTTTTTGGTCTCCTTGCAGCTGCATCTTGGGGTGCAGGAGATTTCAGCGGGGGCTTTGCCTCGAAAAAGGCAAATGTCTTTAGTGTTGTCCTGATAGTCCAGACAGTTGGAGTTTTCCTTCTTGCTGCTTCTGCTTACCTAATGGGAGAACAAGTACCATCATCTATTGGAATGATCTGGGGAGCAGTTGCTGGAATTTTTATAGGTATAGCTCTCCTGGCGCTTTATCATGGTCTATCTCAGGGTAAAATGGGGTTCATTGCTCCAATTTCTGCAGTTGTAGCTGCTTCTGTGCCGGTCTTCTATGGTGCATTCTATGAAGGACTGCCTGCTATGTATCAAATGGCAGGATTTATGTTTGCACTGGCAGCAGTTTGGTTAATTGCAGGCGGAAATAATGACATAGGGAAAATGCAGCTCAATGATCTCAGGCTCCCGTTAATTGCAGGAATAGGCTTTGGCATGTTTTTTATATGCATTGATCATGTCAGTGAATCGGCAGTGTTCTGGCCGCTGGCTGCCGCCAGGGCCGCAGCTGTTGCGATGATCCTTGCATTCATAGTTTTCAAAGGCTCTTTGTCGACCCCTTCAAAAAAAATATTGCCCGTTATAATACTGGCCGGTATTTTTGACACAGGAGGTAACACTTTCTTTGCACTGGCTTCGCAGGCAGGCAGGCTGGATATAGCATCTATCACTTCATCTCTATATCCTGCAGGCACTGTATTACTTGCATGGTTCATACTGAAAGAAAAGATGTCTTTAAGGCAGTGGATTGGTGTGCTTCTTGCCCTCATTGCGATCATATTGATCTCTTCATGA